A portion of the Candidatus Eisenbacteria bacterium genome contains these proteins:
- the rpsC gene encoding 30S ribosomal protein S3, with translation MGQKTNPIGLRLGIVKTWDSKWFAEKDYTAFLKEDILLRSYLKKKLSQAGISKIEIERASDKFTVTIHAARPGLVIGRKGTQVDQLRDELQHLTKKEVALNIEEVKRPDTDAQLVAEHVARQLEQRVSFRRAMKRAITSAMRGGTKGIKITSSGRLGGAEMARTESYREGRVPLHTLRADIDFARATSHTTYGCVGVKVWIFKGEILKQPKITEPREVPAPVPSEEVSNVSAKESQA, from the coding sequence TTGGGTCAGAAAACAAATCCAATCGGCCTGAGACTCGGCATAGTCAAGACCTGGGATTCAAAGTGGTTTGCTGAGAAGGATTATACTGCATTTCTTAAAGAAGACATCCTCCTCAGGTCATATCTCAAGAAAAAACTCTCCCAGGCGGGGATTTCCAAGATAGAGATTGAGAGGGCATCAGACAAGTTTACGGTCACGATTCATGCGGCAAGGCCGGGCCTGGTCATTGGAAGAAAAGGGACCCAGGTTGATCAATTGCGGGATGAGCTTCAACATCTCACGAAGAAAGAGGTTGCTCTGAACATAGAGGAAGTCAAAAGGCCTGACACGGACGCCCAGCTTGTTGCGGAACATGTTGCCAGGCAGCTGGAACAGAGAGTGTCTTTCCGGAGGGCCATGAAGAGGGCGATTACGTCCGCAATGAGAGGCGGCACGAAGGGAATAAAGATTACGTCCTCCGGCAGGCTTGGCGGCGCCGAGATGGCAAGGACCGAATCCTACAGGGAAGGGAGAGTTCCTCTCCACACGCTGAGGGCGGACATTGACTTCGCCAGGGCCACTTCTCATACGACGTACGGGTGCGTGGGCGTGAAAGTATGGATTTTCAAGGGAGAGATTCTCAAGCAGCCCAAGATAACGGAGCCGCGCGAGGTTCCTGCTCCTGTTCCAAGCGAGGAAGTATCCAATGTTAGTGCCAAAGAGAGTCAAGCATAG